Genomic segment of Salvia hispanica cultivar TCC Black 2014 chromosome 2, UniMelb_Shisp_WGS_1.0, whole genome shotgun sequence:
AAGGGGAACCTCCTCCTCTCCTCCGAAACATCTTGATTTCGCGTACTCTCTGCTGCCTCCGAACACAAGACGGCGAGGAGATTGCAGGTGTGTTTCAGAGCTCCTTGGGTGTGGAACATATCCAAAATCAGTGTGTCTTACTCAAATGTGAAGGGAAACTTATCCAAACCACTTATCTCTCACAAAATCCACTTCAAAAACCACATGATTAATGAGACCTCACTTCAATTCTAGCCCCAAATTCACAACTCattccaaaattcataaaaatcgaTGCTTGATCTgcagaaaaaatcaaataaagcaAAGACCTTTTCAGCAACATCACCAAACACAGCTCATAAAAACCACACAAGAATCACTTAAAACTCTCAGAACACCCAAAATCAGCAGAAACACAAACAAAGATTCAAGATTGTGAACACCCAGATTACAAAAACAAGCAAACTCAACGACCCAGATGAAGAAATCGAGCAACTTACACAGCCCAGATGGAGAAATCAACAAAGATCGCAGCTTTCGCAACGAAACAAATCTCCTATTCGCACAAAGAGGGAAGGAAAGAATAGAAAACCCTAATGCCACTGccttttttctaatttcaacCCCAGCCCAATAGAAATCCAATAGGAAAAGGGGAAATAAAAGAAGGAAAATCGTGTGTTTCAAGAATCTTTATCAATTGATCTTGGAAACGAGTGATGGACTATCTCTATCCACCGCTAAATCATCGCCATCcagaaaataattgaagtctttaatcaattaatataatgCGGCAATAAACCAAATTTCCTTTGTTAAATCTTGAATCCTGTTTTTGTTAGGAATGTTGTGTCAGCTTTAATTGCAGCAATTTCCATTTGTTGGATTATCAAAGTCAATTTTCAATCGGTAGTTGTGTTTGAGTTTAAACACTGTTTAATTCTTCCCCTTTTTAATCATGGTTTGATCGATTTGTTGTTACAAATTAGATGGATTTTGAATGTATTTTTCTGGGCGCTTTGTACGAGTGTCGTATTGTTCTTTTTGTCTCTATATTTCcttcatttttgtttctttttttaaaaaaattatttctgtatttattttcagtttatttttttaaattattttagctAGTTGATCGTTGtgtaaatcataaaattgCCTTCCTtctgtaataattttttaaataaaatagaaaattgcaATATACTATTgtttaaattaatgatttcaTTATGTGATTGTtcatagaaaaaaaacaataaaatacgGTTTTTCTTGACTTTTTCTATACATATCAAACGAATCctaaaaattgatttcaaatatggcaataaaaatttaaagttatttgatttaaacaTGATAAAGGGTGCCATAATATGTGGTCGAAGATGAATGCTTATAGGCTTATAGCATTAACTATAAATTAGTCGATTTTAACGTTGATGAAATAATACTATcgaataattttaaaaattaataatgttattagtacatttcaaatttgtatttcttaTTGGGCTTGGATTTGACAATACATGGCCCATTATATACGCTagaatatcttattttaacgTGACACACCGCACACTAAGGTGATGTTCggtttcttaaaaaaataatatcaagataGTATAATTTAGGAATgagttatgagattattttagtcatagatAGTTAGCTaatgactaattatctcatgattatacatttatggttgagttgtgagattaaatctcatgaacTAAACACAGTACTAATTTAATCTCgtgatacaatcttgcaaattgAACATCCActtaaaaagattaaatttatattttatcacgTTTATGTAATTATAGATACAATATAACCATTACCTTTTTATCGAAATATACGTTGAACAAAATCGTTAGACAttgtttatcaaaataaatttatattaaaataaataatgtgttattggaataataaaaaattgtaagaaTGCAAACATTTATACTCTAAGATGATAATAACAAATCATATTACATTATTGTCGTTACATTTCGTTGTAAATTTATAAGAGAAACAAAAACTAAccaaacactaataataaagTTTCACCTTAAAATCAACTCATATTTCTACTCACAACACCTATTAGTATAACATACTACTATAccatatatttcttaaaatctaaGTACATTACTCAATTATAGGACTAGTTTTTGTGAACGATAAAAAATACATGAGCTAAATAAGCTAATTAATTAACCTAACTCCCACTCGAGCTAAATTTGTCACCAAACCACCTTTCCATTAACTAAAAACTTCTCTACTGCAAGGCGAAAATGggcgtcgccgccgccgcctcggCTCTTCCGACACCTCTAGCTTCGCACCGGCCACCTCCATTGCGACGTCGCTCATGAAAAGATGCCAAGATTCTTTTCgtagaaatttcaattttcttcatgTCATCCAAATACATTTGCTTGCTTCTGCATTCATCACTACAAAATCCTATTTCACCCctgaaaaaataaacaacattattaattactactataaaactaaGCAACACTCTACATTGaaacattttcaattaatcaatcaatattagtatataagaATAACAATTAATTACCTATACATGTAAATTTCTTTGCCACTCAATGGCTTGTGACAGAGGTGGCAAGAGTTGAGAAAATTGTAAGAACATTGATAATCGTCGCAAGAAACTCCATCTTCggatttcatattttcttcacTCGAATAACTACTTCTATTcgaaaaaatatcgaaaatattttttttctcggAATTAGAAGAATCCCTTCTCTTGACTCTCCACATTAATGATAGCATGATGATTTACCTGCTAAAATTATGTGacaatgtgtgtgtgtgtgtaaattGGGATATTAAATTTCTATGATTTCAAGAAGATTATGTTCAATTTATATACAATTCGAGGAGACATTGTGTGATAAATATGGACACACATGTTTTCTGTGGCGGTGAGTAAACTGTGAGATTGTTGAAATGGATGGAAATTTGTCTTtcatttgagatattttataataaatggtGTCACAAGTTTTCCACATTTTAATAGTTTTTATGTTGTGATATAAACGTGGAAGTAGTGTAGtagatattaattttgtaagcATGTTGGGCATTTGTACTCGGCTGCCTGTACGGATtgtttcatgaaaaaaataagtttatttaatttgtagttttctaatttaatactccctctaatacataaaagttgagacaaaacttttgggcacggaggttaagaatttatattaaataaataggagaaatgaaaaaagtaggaaaaataagagagagtaaaataaatgatggaataaaaaaagagtgattaaatgttttgtctttttttaaaaaaaaatgactccaactttgttgggacggattaaaaagtagtatacaatacgactcaacttttttgggacggagtgaTTATCTTTTTTAGAATAGGGGTTTGATGAATGCGACATGgattttaatagtagtaatagttaTTGATGAATTATGATTGAAgaattattccatgtgttaataattattcataacCATACCGTAATCAGTGAATGAAGGGAGATAGGTTGAATGTGATCGAaagtggagtatataaataattttatatattggagatcaatatattttgagtGTCTATGAATGAAAATTGTCTAAATTTTATggaaatacaaaaatattaatactactctttccataaatactccttataaacacaaattttaatgtaaatttgcTAAGGTAAAGGAAAGAcatagaaatagaaaagtggaaagtgagactcattttattagtgaggaaaaaaaattactaatattataaatacataaaGATTGACtatgaggaaaaaaaattactaatattataaatacataaaGATTGACTATGGTGGACAGCCTGAAATGAAAGACAAGATTACTTTTTCCCGATGTAATACTattttttggggttgagtGGAGTGGTGTTGTACTTAAAAATTTGTTGGtcat
This window contains:
- the LOC125208522 gene encoding FCS-Like Zinc finger 17-like, which produces MLSLMWRVKRRDSSNSEKKNIFDIFSNRSSYSSEENMKSEDGVSCDDYQCSYNFLNSCHLCHKPLSGKEIYMYRGEIGFCSDECRSKQMYLDDMKKIEISTKRILASFHERRRNGGGRCEARGVGRAEAAAATPIFALQ